The following coding sequences are from one Halorubrum sp. BOL3-1 window:
- a CDS encoding signal peptidase I, with the protein MSIKRTLSVALQVAAVLVVVSLVLGQFLGQPILLSYVETGSMQPTLDPGDGFVAVPAQVAGGIGVGDVVTFDAQEIQGGGLTTHRVVEETERGYVTRGDNNPFTDQDGGEPVVQDADVVAKALQVGGGVVVIPHLGTVAMGFQSALDAVQTRLAVTFGVRSFQGTQGLAYIVFGLSAVAYAVDWYLDAGSRDRDSRDRSRDDGTSVLAILGVLALVLIATATAAMVVPAGTQEYGVVSAEFESENPTVIESGTSQEIEYVVPNAGLIPVYAYVTPASPGVDVEPQRLSVGSRGEASTTVTLSAPDETGYYRLFVAEHRYLAVLPPGVVDELYGVHPWVPLVAINGLLGGGITGLGLLLLRGEPARIRSRDSRDRPSLHRRLLRELYR; encoded by the coding sequence ATGTCCATCAAACGAACGCTGTCCGTGGCCCTCCAAGTGGCCGCGGTGCTGGTCGTCGTCTCGCTCGTGCTCGGGCAGTTCCTCGGCCAGCCGATCCTCCTCAGCTACGTCGAGACCGGGAGTATGCAGCCGACGCTCGACCCGGGCGACGGGTTCGTGGCGGTCCCGGCCCAGGTCGCGGGCGGGATCGGCGTCGGCGACGTCGTGACGTTCGACGCCCAGGAGATCCAGGGCGGCGGGCTGACGACCCACCGGGTGGTCGAGGAGACCGAACGCGGCTACGTCACTCGGGGAGACAACAACCCCTTCACCGATCAGGACGGCGGCGAGCCGGTCGTTCAGGACGCCGACGTCGTCGCGAAGGCGCTCCAGGTCGGCGGCGGCGTCGTCGTGATACCGCACTTGGGCACCGTCGCAATGGGGTTCCAGTCCGCGCTCGACGCCGTCCAGACGCGGTTGGCGGTGACGTTCGGCGTCCGGTCGTTCCAGGGGACACAGGGGCTGGCGTACATCGTGTTCGGGCTGTCCGCCGTCGCGTACGCGGTCGACTGGTACCTCGACGCCGGCTCTCGCGACCGCGACTCCCGGGACCGGTCGCGCGACGACGGCACCTCCGTGCTGGCGATCCTCGGCGTACTGGCGTTGGTGTTGATCGCGACGGCGACGGCCGCGATGGTCGTGCCGGCCGGGACACAGGAGTACGGCGTCGTGAGCGCCGAGTTCGAGTCGGAGAACCCGACCGTCATCGAGAGCGGCACGAGCCAGGAGATCGAGTACGTCGTCCCCAACGCCGGGCTGATCCCCGTGTACGCGTACGTCACGCCGGCGAGTCCGGGCGTCGACGTCGAACCGCAGCGGCTCTCGGTCGGCAGCCGCGGCGAGGCCTCGACGACGGTGACGCTGTCCGCGCCCGACGAGACGGGATACTACCGGCTGTTCGTCGCCGAACACCGCTACCTCGCCGTGTTGCCGCCCGGCGTCGTCGACGAGCTGTACGGAGTCCACCCTTGGGTGCCCCTCGTCGCGATAAACGGCCTGCTCGGCGGTGGAATCACCGGTCTCGGACTACTGCTGTTGCGCGGTGAGCCCGCCCGGATCCGGTCGCGCGACTCCCGTGATCGCCCCTCGCTTCACAGACGACTCCTCCGCGAACTCTACAGGTGA
- a CDS encoding CARDB domain-containing protein, which translates to MSTARRTLFLAALVVAAGGLAFATGAAVVDGPTDTFAEDRLAVQPADGPNGNYAYLNDDDEIVVDVSAANPKLGPDFEGLNPDSLAAADGVFEITYTADQYARVWIDHAEENVTFVADGTSIEGRSNNVTLGPNETVAVGLRVDARGAAAGTTLGDDFDIRAEVAEPEDVEATDENDDDDDGGGATTAVQSPRPDHREFEGSGLTVGAGTTFDADGMRLSEYVTLDRVRVTSASDDDVAFETLGSPEPFASAGRLNDSRGARPEAYFELNYSSTTGEASPLRFGFSVDREHLNETGADPEDVSLYRRSEAESDGWERLETERVDPAVRRLLNLPEDRVHLTAATDDFSVFAVATERAVFRPTSVAIDREAVDPGDSATVRATVANEGGADGEETVTLTADGDPVATESVALAPNETATVAFETAFEAAGAYDLAVDGTPVGTLAVGDPTDDGTGEGSASVGDGAPGDDDDVSDASGDPAGTEGGPTEEPSGIDLSNVTGLLLFLVLTVAGAALVRRMPRS; encoded by the coding sequence ATGTCCACCGCTCGCCGCACTCTGTTCCTCGCCGCGCTCGTCGTCGCCGCGGGGGGGCTCGCGTTCGCCACGGGTGCGGCGGTCGTCGACGGACCCACTGACACCTTCGCGGAAGACCGCCTCGCGGTCCAGCCGGCGGACGGTCCCAACGGGAACTACGCCTACCTGAACGACGACGACGAGATCGTCGTCGACGTCTCGGCGGCGAACCCGAAGCTCGGCCCCGACTTTGAGGGCCTCAATCCCGATTCGCTCGCGGCGGCGGACGGCGTCTTCGAGATCACGTACACCGCCGACCAGTACGCCCGCGTCTGGATCGACCACGCGGAGGAGAACGTCACCTTCGTCGCCGACGGGACCTCGATCGAGGGCCGGTCGAACAACGTCACGCTCGGCCCGAACGAGACGGTCGCGGTCGGGCTCCGCGTCGACGCGCGCGGCGCGGCGGCGGGCACGACTCTCGGCGACGACTTCGACATCCGGGCGGAGGTCGCGGAGCCGGAGGACGTCGAGGCGACGGACGAGAACGATGACGATGACGACGGCGGCGGCGCGACCACCGCGGTTCAGAGCCCCAGACCCGATCACCGCGAGTTCGAGGGAAGCGGCCTGACCGTAGGTGCGGGGACGACGTTCGACGCCGACGGGATGCGGCTCTCGGAGTACGTCACGCTCGACCGAGTGCGCGTCACGAGTGCGTCCGACGATGATGTCGCCTTCGAGACCCTCGGCTCGCCGGAGCCGTTCGCGAGCGCCGGCCGCCTGAACGACTCGCGGGGGGCGCGGCCGGAGGCGTACTTCGAGCTGAACTACTCCTCCACGACCGGAGAGGCGTCCCCGCTTCGGTTCGGGTTCAGTGTCGACCGCGAACACCTGAACGAGACGGGCGCGGACCCCGAAGACGTCTCGCTGTACCGCCGGTCCGAGGCCGAGTCCGACGGCTGGGAGCGCCTTGAGACGGAGCGCGTCGACCCCGCGGTCCGCCGGCTCCTGAACCTCCCCGAGGACCGGGTCCACCTCACCGCGGCGACCGACGACTTCTCGGTGTTCGCCGTGGCGACGGAGCGCGCCGTCTTCCGGCCGACGAGCGTCGCAATCGACCGCGAGGCCGTCGACCCCGGCGACTCCGCGACGGTGCGCGCGACGGTCGCGAACGAGGGCGGCGCGGACGGCGAGGAGACCGTGACGCTCACCGCCGACGGCGACCCGGTCGCGACCGAGTCGGTCGCGCTCGCGCCGAACGAGACGGCGACCGTCGCGTTCGAGACCGCCTTCGAGGCGGCCGGCGCGTACGACCTCGCGGTGGACGGAACCCCCGTCGGGACGCTCGCGGTCGGGGATCCGACCGACGACGGGACGGGTGAAGGGAGCGCGTCCGTCGGTGACGGCGCCCCGGGTGATGACGACGACGTGTCCGACGCGTCCGGCGATCCGGCCGGAACCGAAGGCGGCCCGACCGAGGAGCCGAGCGGGATCGACCTCTCGAACGTCACCGGTCTCCTGCTCTTCCTCGTCCTGACGGTCGCGGGCGCCGCGCTCGTCCGCCGAATGCCGCGGTCGTGA
- a CDS encoding UPF0175 family protein, which translates to MGTISARVPEDLEAELEAYLDEERLDRSTAVRKPLSEGLESWYREQALERFANGELSLTRAADLADLSIWEFADLVEDTDAAWVSGDHLEADLDEL; encoded by the coding sequence ATAGGCACCATCTCCGCCCGCGTCCCCGAGGACCTCGAAGCCGAGCTCGAGGCCTACCTCGACGAGGAGCGCCTCGACCGGAGCACGGCGGTCCGCAAGCCCCTCTCGGAGGGGCTCGAATCATGGTACAGGGAGCAGGCCCTCGAACGGTTCGCCAACGGTGAGCTCTCCCTGACGAGGGCCGCCGACCTCGCGGATCTCTCTATCTGGGAGTTCGCCGATCTCGTCGAAGACACCGACGCCGCGTGGGTCTCCGGCGACCACCTCGAAGCCGACCTCGACGAACTGTGA
- the purL gene encoding phosphoribosylformylglycinamidine synthase subunit PurL: MSLSDPDHELVVAELGREPTPAEAALFENLWSEHCAYRSSRPLLSAFDSEGDQVVVGPGDDAAVLALPDPDAADAPAAERDPDDYGDTYVTFGVESHNHPSFVDPFDGAATGVGGIVRDTMSMGAYPIGLLDSLYFGGFDRERSRYLFEGVVEGISHYGNCIGVPTVGGSVAFHGGYEGNPLVNVACVGVTDADRLVTATAKEPGNKLVLVGNGTGRDGLGGASFASEDLAEDAETEDRPAVQVGDPYAEKRLIECNEALVDEDLVLSARDLGAAGLGGASSELVAKGGLGARIDLDSVHQREPEMNPTEILLGESQERMCYEVAPENVDRVAALAERFDLGCSVIGEVTDGNYVCEFAGGDDESEETDGDAEREVVVDAPAEFLADGAPMNDLASEAPTPPDRDLPTDEPPLDEAVAAVLSAPSTASKRWVYRQYDHEVGTRTAVKPGDDAALLAMRETEPDEDPAVDLSDDDAADGVGLALASGANPKWTTVAPYEGARAVALENATNLAATGAVPLAAVDCLNGGNPENPNVYGAFEGIVDGLADTCSALDAPVVGGNVSLYNDSVEGPIPPTPTLAVLGTTRGYSVPPAAFDADRAADSELLLVGAGGDALGGSEYLAHAGGSDRFPTLPDESGAADDLGGLVASLSASARHESTLAAHDVSEGGLAVALAELVTDEAGVDATLPDRVAAFDETPGRLLIQTTDPEAVAAVTGDLPVFRIGDVTTDGTLSLAVDDESVALSADAIREHRAVIERELA; encoded by the coding sequence ATGAGTCTGTCCGACCCGGACCACGAGCTCGTCGTCGCGGAGCTCGGTCGGGAGCCGACGCCGGCCGAGGCCGCGCTGTTCGAGAACCTCTGGAGCGAACACTGCGCGTACCGCTCCTCGCGGCCCCTGCTGTCGGCGTTCGACAGCGAGGGCGACCAGGTCGTCGTCGGTCCTGGCGACGACGCGGCGGTCCTCGCGCTCCCCGACCCCGACGCCGCGGACGCGCCCGCGGCCGAGCGCGACCCCGACGACTACGGCGACACCTACGTCACCTTCGGCGTCGAGAGCCACAACCACCCCTCCTTTGTCGACCCGTTCGACGGCGCCGCGACGGGTGTCGGTGGCATCGTCCGCGACACGATGAGCATGGGTGCGTACCCGATCGGTCTCCTCGACTCGCTGTACTTCGGCGGCTTCGACCGCGAGCGCTCGCGGTACCTCTTCGAGGGCGTCGTCGAGGGTATCTCCCACTACGGCAACTGTATCGGCGTCCCCACGGTCGGCGGCAGCGTCGCGTTCCACGGCGGCTACGAGGGTAACCCCCTCGTCAACGTCGCCTGCGTCGGCGTCACGGACGCTGACCGGCTGGTCACGGCCACCGCGAAGGAGCCGGGCAACAAACTGGTCCTCGTCGGCAACGGCACCGGCCGCGACGGGCTTGGCGGCGCCTCCTTCGCGAGCGAGGACCTCGCGGAGGACGCCGAGACCGAGGACCGCCCCGCGGTGCAGGTCGGGGACCCCTACGCCGAAAAGCGGCTGATCGAGTGTAACGAGGCCCTCGTCGACGAGGACCTGGTCCTGTCCGCGCGAGACCTCGGCGCGGCCGGGCTGGGCGGCGCCTCCTCCGAGCTCGTCGCGAAGGGCGGTCTCGGCGCGCGGATCGACCTCGACTCTGTCCACCAGCGCGAGCCGGAGATGAACCCGACCGAGATCCTGCTGGGCGAGAGCCAGGAGCGGATGTGCTACGAGGTCGCCCCCGAGAACGTCGACCGCGTCGCGGCGCTCGCGGAGCGGTTCGACCTCGGCTGCTCGGTCATCGGTGAAGTGACGGACGGCAACTACGTCTGCGAGTTCGCCGGCGGGGACGACGAGAGCGAGGAGACGGACGGCGACGCCGAACGCGAGGTCGTCGTCGACGCGCCCGCCGAGTTCCTCGCGGACGGCGCGCCGATGAACGACCTCGCGAGCGAGGCCCCGACCCCGCCCGACCGCGACCTACCGACCGACGAGCCGCCGCTCGACGAGGCGGTCGCGGCCGTCCTCTCGGCGCCGTCGACCGCGAGCAAGCGCTGGGTGTACCGCCAGTACGACCACGAGGTCGGCACGCGCACCGCGGTGAAACCCGGCGACGACGCGGCGCTGCTCGCGATGCGGGAGACGGAGCCCGACGAGGACCCCGCCGTCGATCTCTCCGACGACGACGCCGCCGACGGTGTCGGTCTCGCGCTCGCCTCCGGCGCGAACCCGAAGTGGACCACCGTCGCGCCGTACGAGGGGGCCCGCGCGGTCGCCCTCGAAAACGCGACGAACCTCGCCGCGACCGGTGCGGTCCCGCTCGCCGCGGTCGACTGCCTCAATGGCGGCAACCCGGAGAACCCGAACGTGTACGGCGCGTTCGAGGGGATCGTCGACGGCCTCGCTGACACCTGCTCGGCGCTCGACGCGCCCGTCGTCGGCGGCAACGTCTCGCTGTACAACGACAGCGTCGAGGGACCGATCCCGCCGACGCCGACGCTCGCGGTGCTGGGCACGACACGCGGCTATTCGGTCCCGCCGGCCGCGTTCGACGCCGACCGGGCGGCCGACTCCGAACTGCTGCTCGTCGGGGCGGGCGGCGACGCGCTCGGCGGCTCCGAGTACCTCGCGCACGCCGGCGGGAGCGACCGGTTCCCGACGCTGCCCGACGAGTCCGGCGCCGCGGACGACCTCGGCGGCCTCGTCGCGTCGCTCTCGGCGTCCGCCCGCCACGAGTCGACGCTTGCGGCCCACGACGTGAGCGAGGGCGGACTGGCGGTCGCGCTCGCCGAGCTGGTGACCGACGAGGCGGGCGTCGACGCCACGCTGCCGGACCGGGTCGCGGCCTTCGACGAAACGCCCGGACGGCTCCTGATCCAGACGACCGACCCCGAGGCGGTCGCGGCCGTGACGGGCGATCTCCCCGTCTTCCGGATCGGTGACGTGACCACCGACGGGACGCTCTCGCTCGCGGTCGACGACGAGTCGGTCGCGCTCTCGGCCGACGCGATCCGCGAGCACCGCGCGGTCATCGAGCGAGAGTTGGCCTGA
- a CDS encoding nitrogen regulation protein NR(II), translating to MTGTDRRDEELRRYEAILDSIDDAVYAVRPDGTIAYVNDRYAEMKGASREELLGTRLYDWVTDEAAEKTRQVRQEMAAGERDDGVVEYEFLTADGERFPVEMRFSLVGKAGDETEPDGEPFEEFDRVGVIRDVSERKRREEALREKNERLAEFASIVSHDLRNPLNVAEGRLGLAREECDSEHLDHVERAHERMNSLIEDLLTVAHDGEAVDETERVPLRKFVEECWEGVETADATLRIETDREIRADRSRLRQVFENLARNAVEHAGANVTVTVGGLDGGFYVADDGPGIPAADRERVFEPGYTTSDDGTAFGLDIVASVAEAHGWDVRVTDADDGVDGGSRFEFTGVDVLD from the coding sequence ATGACAGGGACCGACCGCCGAGACGAGGAACTGCGGCGGTACGAGGCGATCCTCGACTCGATCGACGACGCCGTCTACGCCGTCCGTCCGGACGGCACCATCGCGTACGTCAACGACCGGTACGCCGAGATGAAGGGGGCGAGCCGTGAGGAGCTGCTCGGAACGCGGCTGTACGACTGGGTGACCGACGAGGCCGCAGAGAAGACCCGCCAGGTCAGACAGGAGATGGCGGCCGGAGAGCGGGACGACGGAGTCGTCGAGTACGAGTTCCTCACCGCGGACGGCGAGCGGTTCCCCGTGGAGATGCGGTTCAGTCTCGTCGGGAAGGCCGGCGACGAGACCGAGCCCGACGGGGAGCCGTTCGAGGAGTTCGACCGCGTGGGCGTCATCCGCGACGTCAGCGAGCGGAAGCGGCGCGAGGAGGCGCTCAGAGAGAAGAACGAGCGGTTAGCGGAGTTCGCGAGCATCGTTTCGCACGACCTCCGAAACCCACTCAACGTCGCGGAAGGGCGGCTCGGTCTCGCCCGCGAGGAGTGCGACTCCGAACACCTCGATCACGTCGAACGGGCCCACGAGCGTATGAACTCCCTCATCGAGGACCTCCTGACCGTCGCCCACGACGGCGAGGCCGTCGACGAGACGGAGCGCGTCCCGCTCCGCAAGTTCGTCGAGGAGTGCTGGGAGGGCGTCGAGACCGCCGACGCGACGCTACGCATCGAGACCGACCGCGAGATTCGGGCCGACCGGAGCCGACTCAGGCAGGTGTTCGAGAACCTCGCGCGGAATGCGGTCGAGCACGCCGGGGCGAACGTGACGGTGACGGTCGGCGGCCTCGACGGCGGCTTCTACGTCGCAGACGACGGCCCGGGGATCCCGGCGGCGGACCGCGAGCGGGTGTTCGAACCGGGGTACACGACGAGCGACGACGGGACCGCTTTCGGCCTAGACATCGTCGCGTCCGTCGCGGAAGCCCACGGCTGGGACGTGCGCGTTACCGACGCCGACGACGGCGTTGACGGCGGCAGCCGGTTCGAGTTCACCGGCGTCGACGTGCTCGACTGA
- a CDS encoding MBL fold metallo-hydrolase, giving the protein MKRIQLGNTVFEGENDAYLLDGETTALVDTGVALPEVRAELVDGLDGYGLAFADVDAVVLTHWHPDHAGLAGEIQAAGGADVYVHESDAELVDGSETPFFADRDLQRETFERWGMPDADRERLTAFFDAVSADLSGRPADVTTFVDGERIETGGVDLEALHLPGHTAGLSGFAFDPRTVPDHDPVAGADATEEAFTGDALLPKYTPNVGGADVRVEGALAAYAESLARIVARDFDAAHPGHRQRIDDPARRAATILDHHRHRTRRVVGVLDESGPATAWEVSAELFGSLEGIHVLHGPGEAFSHLDHLAAAGVVERDGAAYRLVDPDPDVDALFPTTPLDGLVDGSGDA; this is encoded by the coding sequence GTGAAACGGATCCAGCTCGGGAACACCGTCTTCGAGGGGGAAAACGACGCCTACCTGCTCGACGGCGAGACGACCGCGCTCGTCGACACCGGCGTTGCGCTCCCCGAGGTACGCGCGGAGTTAGTCGACGGTCTCGACGGGTACGGACTCGCCTTCGCGGACGTCGACGCGGTCGTTCTCACGCATTGGCACCCGGACCACGCCGGCCTCGCGGGCGAGATCCAGGCCGCGGGCGGCGCCGACGTGTACGTCCACGAGTCGGACGCCGAGCTGGTCGACGGGAGCGAGACGCCGTTTTTTGCCGACCGCGACCTCCAGCGCGAGACGTTCGAGCGGTGGGGGATGCCCGACGCCGACCGCGAGCGCCTGACGGCGTTCTTCGACGCGGTCAGCGCGGACCTCTCGGGCCGCCCCGCCGACGTGACGACGTTCGTCGACGGCGAGCGGATCGAGACCGGCGGCGTCGACCTCGAAGCCCTCCACCTGCCCGGCCACACGGCGGGACTCTCCGGGTTCGCGTTCGACCCGCGAACGGTCCCCGACCACGACCCGGTCGCCGGTGCGGACGCGACCGAGGAGGCGTTCACGGGCGACGCGCTGCTCCCGAAGTACACCCCTAACGTCGGGGGCGCGGACGTGCGCGTCGAGGGGGCGCTCGCGGCCTACGCCGAGAGCCTCGCGCGGATCGTCGCGCGCGACTTCGACGCCGCCCACCCCGGCCACCGCCAGCGGATCGACGACCCGGCCCGGCGCGCCGCGACGATCCTCGACCACCACCGCCACCGGACCCGCCGAGTGGTCGGCGTCCTCGACGAGTCGGGACCGGCGACCGCGTGGGAGGTCTCGGCCGAACTGTTCGGCTCGCTGGAGGGGATCCACGTCCTCCACGGGCCGGGCGAGGCGTTCTCGCACCTCGATCACCTCGCGGCGGCCGGCGTCGTTGAGCGCGACGGGGCCGCGTACCGCCTCGTCGACCCCGACCCCGACGTCGACGCGCTGTTCCCGACCACGCCGCTCGACGGCCTCGTCGACGGGAGCGGGGACGCGTAG
- a CDS encoding DUF4129 domain-containing protein encodes MKRDALAAVVVALLAVVALGVAAATLDTAVDTGSGGFGGSGGEAPSTGSGGEDPSVLTSSGGPSGSGATGVCLPSLREPPAAAALLVGLTLIAWLTYRDTASTFASAAVAGVIGAPIAVLLWLLSACGSVGQNVSVSLGSGGNGTGLFPEGAVGGSGLGGSGEGAASTPEVLFALVVAAAVIASVAVLLLAGGDDEGADGGTPDPDRPDENPPDLDAIGRAAGEAADRIESSGADNEVYRAWRDMTDVLDIDRPASSTPAEFATAAVDAGVDEDPVTELTETFERVRYGGEDATDGRERRAVEALRRIEERHGGDP; translated from the coding sequence GTGAAGCGGGACGCCCTCGCCGCGGTCGTCGTCGCCCTCCTCGCCGTCGTCGCGCTCGGTGTCGCGGCCGCGACGCTGGACACCGCCGTCGACACCGGTAGCGGCGGGTTCGGCGGGAGCGGCGGAGAGGCGCCGAGCACCGGATCTGGAGGCGAGGACCCGAGCGTCCTCACCTCGTCTGGCGGGCCGAGCGGGTCCGGCGCCACCGGGGTCTGTCTCCCGTCGCTCAGGGAGCCGCCGGCCGCGGCCGCGCTCCTCGTCGGTTTGACGCTGATCGCCTGGCTGACCTACCGGGACACCGCGTCGACGTTCGCAAGCGCCGCCGTCGCCGGCGTGATCGGCGCCCCGATCGCGGTCCTCCTCTGGCTCCTGTCGGCGTGCGGATCGGTCGGACAGAACGTCTCGGTGTCGCTCGGCTCCGGCGGTAACGGGACCGGGTTGTTCCCCGAGGGCGCCGTCGGCGGCAGCGGGCTCGGCGGCAGCGGCGAGGGGGCGGCGTCGACGCCTGAGGTCCTGTTCGCGCTGGTCGTCGCCGCCGCGGTCATCGCAAGCGTCGCCGTCCTCCTCCTCGCCGGCGGCGACGACGAGGGGGCAGACGGGGGGACCCCGGACCCCGATCGGCCGGACGAGAATCCGCCGGATCTCGACGCGATCGGCCGAGCGGCCGGCGAGGCCGCAGACCGGATCGAGTCGTCGGGCGCGGACAACGAGGTGTACCGGGCGTGGCGCGATATGACCGACGTCCTCGACATCGACCGCCCGGCCTCCTCGACGCCCGCCGAGTTCGCGACCGCGGCGGTCGACGCCGGCGTCGACGAGGATCCGGTGACCGAACTCACCGAGACCTTCGAGCGCGTGCGGTACGGCGGCGAGGACGCGACGGACGGCCGCGAGCGTCGCGCCGTCGAGGCGCTGCGGCGGATCGAAGAGCGACACGGAGGCGACCCGTGA
- a CDS encoding DUF58 domain-containing protein: MSDPRAGVASDPTDSTRSTDSSDSTDAAGSTDSTDSTDPATSTDRERRRVIETDRWLGVAGAALALVGLGVLVRQSSLVLAGAVGVGYAVYARAGDAPTPTLAVARSVSDGTPAPGDEVRVTVRAENVGESILPDLRLVDGVPQGLAVVDGPARIATGLQPGAAVEFAYTVRAARGDHDWEPLTAVTRDAAGARERTTALDATTAIACTPELSAGGDLPLRGLTTVHHGRVPTDVGGAGVEFHATREYRRGDPLKRVDWNRRARTGELSTVELREERSATVVLLVDTRDPAYVASDPDGETAVEASVGAAGQAFSALLDGGDRVGVAALSPLDCWLPPGSGTAHAARGRETLATDPALAPTPSGERFYRSLWLRRFRRRLPADAQVLFFTPLADDTAASLARRIDAHGHLVTVLSPDPTAAGTAGERLTTFERRQRLRTLRSAGIRALEWRDDSFPVAVAAATRRWSR; this comes from the coding sequence GTGAGCGACCCGCGAGCCGGCGTCGCGTCCGATCCGACCGACTCGACCAGGTCGACTGATTCGTCCGACTCGACCGATGCGGCCGGGTCGACTGACTCGACCGATTCGACCGATCCAGCTACTTCGACCGACCGGGAGCGCCGACGGGTGATCGAGACGGATCGGTGGCTGGGGGTCGCGGGGGCCGCGCTGGCGCTCGTCGGGCTCGGTGTGCTCGTTCGGCAGTCGTCGCTGGTGCTTGCGGGCGCCGTCGGCGTCGGATACGCCGTGTACGCCCGAGCCGGCGACGCACCGACGCCGACGCTGGCGGTGGCGCGGTCGGTGAGCGACGGGACGCCGGCGCCCGGCGACGAGGTGCGCGTGACCGTTCGCGCGGAGAACGTCGGAGAATCGATCCTCCCGGACCTCCGGCTCGTCGACGGCGTCCCCCAGGGGCTGGCGGTCGTCGACGGGCCGGCCCGGATCGCGACCGGGCTGCAGCCGGGGGCGGCGGTCGAGTTCGCGTACACCGTCCGGGCGGCGCGCGGCGACCACGATTGGGAGCCGCTGACCGCGGTCACGCGCGACGCGGCGGGTGCCCGAGAGCGCACGACGGCCCTCGACGCGACGACCGCGATCGCCTGTACGCCGGAGCTGTCCGCCGGCGGGGACCTCCCCCTGCGGGGGCTGACGACCGTCCACCACGGGCGGGTGCCGACCGACGTGGGCGGGGCCGGCGTCGAGTTCCACGCGACTCGGGAGTACCGTCGGGGTGACCCGCTCAAGCGGGTCGACTGGAACCGGCGGGCGCGGACGGGAGAGCTGTCGACCGTCGAGCTGCGCGAGGAGCGCTCCGCGACGGTCGTCCTGTTGGTCGACACCCGCGATCCGGCGTACGTCGCCTCCGATCCCGACGGCGAGACGGCGGTCGAGGCGAGCGTCGGGGCCGCCGGCCAGGCGTTCTCCGCGCTCCTCGACGGCGGCGACCGAGTGGGGGTCGCGGCGCTGTCGCCGCTGGACTGCTGGCTTCCACCCGGCAGCGGGACCGCCCACGCGGCTCGCGGACGGGAGACGCTGGCCACCGACCCGGCGCTGGCGCCGACGCCGAGCGGGGAGCGGTTCTACCGGTCGCTGTGGCTCCGGCGGTTCCGGCGGCGGCTCCCGGCCGACGCGCAGGTGCTGTTTTTCACGCCGCTCGCGGACGACACCGCGGCGTCGCTCGCGCGTCGGATCGACGCGCACGGCCACCTCGTGACGGTCCTCTCGCCGGACCCCACGGCGGCCGGGACGGCGGGCGAGCGACTGACTACCTTCGAGCGCCGGCAGCGGCTGCGGACGCTCCGGTCGGCGGGGATCCGAGCGCTGGAGTGGCGAGACGACTCCTTCCCGGTCGCGGTCGCGGCCGCGACGAGGCGGTGGTCGCGATGA
- a CDS encoding phosphoribosyltransferase produces the protein MSDLPDDFDCTLTNWEYIYGLCRNVSDAVKQADFEPDVVVALARGGWFAGRCVCDFLGLNDLTSLKMEHYVGTAEKSGEPQIRYPMPEGSVEDKNVLIIDDIADTGGSIRRAEEYVEDRDAGEVRTATLQLLGTSEFQPDFVGERLEQWTWVVYPWNFLEDMVDLTEGAMERADESAFSREELRHYLEEFHGIGRIEMEVAQPGRLDEVIEEMVRRDVAEPVGGETWALAE, from the coding sequence ATGAGTGACCTCCCGGACGACTTCGACTGTACGCTCACCAACTGGGAGTACATTTACGGGCTCTGTCGCAACGTCTCCGACGCGGTGAAGCAGGCGGACTTCGAGCCGGACGTGGTCGTCGCCCTGGCGCGCGGCGGCTGGTTCGCGGGCCGATGCGTCTGCGACTTCCTCGGTCTCAACGACCTCACGAGCCTCAAGATGGAACACTACGTGGGGACCGCCGAGAAGAGCGGCGAGCCGCAGATCCGCTACCCGATGCCCGAGGGGAGCGTGGAGGACAAGAACGTCCTGATCATCGACGACATCGCAGACACCGGTGGCTCGATCCGCCGCGCCGAGGAGTACGTCGAGGACCGCGACGCCGGCGAGGTCCGCACCGCGACGCTCCAACTGCTCGGCACCTCCGAGTTCCAGCCGGACTTCGTGGGTGAGCGGCTCGAACAGTGGACGTGGGTCGTCTACCCGTGGAACTTCCTCGAAGACATGGTCGACCTCACGGAGGGCGCGATGGAGCGCGCCGACGAGTCGGCGTTCTCGCGGGAGGAACTGCGTCACTACCTAGAGGAGTTCCACGGCATCGGCCGGATCGAGATGGAGGTCGCTCAGCCCGGCCGCCTCGACGAGGTCATCGAGGAGATGGTCCGGCGGGACGTGGCCGAACCCGTCGGCGGGGAGACCTGGGCGCTCGCGGAGTAG